A stretch of DNA from Planococcus antarcticus DSM 14505:
ATTCAGGTTTATGATTAATTTTCACATCGTTGCCATCTAGTAGTATTTCTGAATTCGAGACCTCTTTATTATTATGATCTAACCAATAAGTAAGAAGTGTTGCATTCCAATTAATTTTGAACTCTCCATCAAGAATTTTCAGGAGGTTATGATTTAAAGCATCTTTCGTAATTTGGTCATCTGTAATATGAACCGGAGAAAATGCTAACAACCGGTATAATTGAGCGTACCAATACCGTCGATCATTAGCAGTTGAATCCCCATTGAATACCTTGCCTAAAAAGTTAAGACTGTTTTTAAGCTGAAGAGTGCCTTTATCGATATGCACTTGATTTTCTTTGCCCATTTTACACTCTAATAAATTTGCTTTTATGATGAGCTGCTCCTCATTTAAACTATCTTTTTCAATCTCAAGAAGTAAATAGTCAGGTCTGTTAGGTTCATTGTTAAACCAGTGACTATAAGAATCTAAAGAAATAAAACTTTTCAAAATCGTTTGAGATCCAAGAGAATCGATTTCTAAAGTTTTTACAGCTAGAATTCCGGATAAAAAGCTGTGAATTTCATAGTCACGAGGATTAAGGGCTTTCAGTACTTTTATTCCGTCTAGAGCAGAAGAAGAAGCTAATAGATACTTAGCAGATTCCTCACACATATCCACACTCCAGGATGTGAAAAGTGCCTTTAAACGATTTTTAAGTCTTAACGCAATATCTTCTTTCATAGCTTCAGAAGCTGAAATTGCGACATTCAACTCACCAAATGCACCTTCACCAGTAGCAAAACTTATGATATGTTCTTTCTCAAAAATCGATTTATCAAGTCCCGTATCAAGTGAGATTACCCACTGAGAATTCTTGTGCAAGCGTTGTAGCATTTCTTTAATAGAAGCTTCAAGGCCCAGAACCTTTTCAACTCTGTATAATTGTTTTTCACTAAAAGGGTGCTCAATCCAGAATACTAATTGAGAATGTGCAAAAGATGCCTGAAATTGTTTTTGGCTTATAGACACATTTCTAATAGTTTCGTCATTTCTTACAGGCATTGGATGGAATACCATAGGAAAACGAGTATCTCCTGGTTTAATGGACTGTTCCCCGGTTTTTTCATACTTAATTTCTTTTGTTACCATGAGATTTTCAATGAATAATAAATCATACTGTTTTCCATCTATAACTTCTTCAATACTATTCATATTGCTTGGATCAAATTTATTGAAATATGTTTGAATCATGATATTATCATCTTCAGTAAATACACTTTCCAGCCACATGCTCATGTAGTTTTTAGCTTTATAGTTAGTTTTTGATGATAATATATCTAGTCGAAGATTGACACCATGCGGCGAATTTTTATAGTTATCGATGAATTTGTGCAAACCTTCGATGACTGGCTGTAATTGATTAAAGTTAACAAAACCAATTGAAAGTGAATCAATATTAGCTGGGAAAGTGGTAATATACTGTTGAATATGCGATTGAATTAATTTTGCTTTTGCAGAGTTAGAAGCTGAGTCATCTTCATCATTCTCATCTCCGTTAGATGAACTCGCTCCTAACAGACTTGTACTATCAAGTATGGTAGTTTTACTGTTAGATCCATGCAAAGCAAAATACCCCAATACTTGTGACGGGATACGGCTCAGATTGTCTTCGCTTAAAATGGTATCTACTCCCGATATTATAGTTGACTGTCTCTCGAGTTTCTCAAATTTCGACTTTAACTTTGCTGCAGAAATTGCATCAGATGTAAGACTTTCCTTTACCACCTCAGCCATTCCTTTTCTTTGATATGCTTGTTGATCTATTATTTTTTCAAGCATTGCTGGATGGAAAGGAGGAATAATAGCACCTTCAATCTTACCGACAGCAGCTCTTATATCTTCTGTTGCAAGGATACAAAATAAATTTGACACTAAGTAAAGACTATCCTTTTCAACCTGCTTCATCTGTCCAATATTTTCGTAGATTTCTTTCATAACTTCGATATATTTATTTATAAATATCGCTGCTGTATTGCTATAATTCGTATTTATAGATTTATAAAATCCTTCTTGATTCATGTAATGCAAAAAATCAATAAAAGGCTCTCTTAAGCGAAGCAGCTTCCCAAATAACATCCCATCTATCGACTGTAAATGTTTTAAGGTTTTTAATATATCTTTTGCTAAAATTTCATTTTCTTTTAGCTGAAAGTGGAAAGAAGCCGTGTCTGTACTGGATAATAGGTTACCTAAATTATTTGAGCTGAAAACAGGCAATAACATGTCCTTCTCTTCAAGCTGTTCCTTTAGTATTGACAGGTAGGAAAATGATTGAAGCCAGTAATCATACGGATTGAAGGACCAATTAAAAGTTAGTGCTTCAAATTTTTCTATCCTTAATCGAAATTCTATTTTAGAAACCTTTTTAGTTGAAGGAAAGTCGATGATTGGGTTACTAAATTTATCGATGTTAAAAACATCGTCTTGGTTTAAATATTCAATAGTAACAATATTTTCTAATTCGTCATTTATATACTCAGTTATACCTCTAACTGCTATACACAGCTCTTTCCATCGGCTTTCTTGATCTTCTCTTATAATGCCTTCTGCTAAAGAAATTTGTTGGACATCAATTATCAGTTTACTTCCCTCAATAATCTCTCCTTCTTCTTTAGCTTCTTGTATATATTCAATTATCATCATCGAAAAAGCATGCAAAGGATTACCTTTTATCATTCTAATTTTAGAAACTTTAGGCTTCACAATTTCCATTTTAACGCCTAATATTTTATTTAATATACAGAAATCAAAAAGACCAAGTTCTTCTCTTAGTTGTTGTATATTGATACCTTTAGCGAAATCCAAAACTTTTTCTTGAAGGTTTTCATAAGAGTTAAATTTTTCTTCAATATCATGTTTATAGAAATCGAAATCCTCATTTTCGGAAAACTTCTCAAACTTTTGAATTAGCTTTTTTTCTTTACTAAGACTAAATCCGTCCTTATACTCTTCTCTGCGGATAAACTTAGCTGCACTTTCTAAAAGAGTTAATTTATTATTACTAGACATCTTACTAATTGTCTTTGCTTCTATAGTTTTAATATTAGGCAACTCAAAATAATTCCATAAGTTTCTTAAAACAAATTGAATCAATTCCGAAGCTTCTGTAAGCCCTTCAACTTTTATATCTTCAACTATTTCACTCACTTGTAATAAATCTATAGGTATTAGCTTAAAAATCACTTCGAACATACTATTGACTAAATTTACCTCAGCTTTATTTTCAATATCAATTATCCCATCAAACCATTTGGCATAATTCCCGTTTAAAGATTTTTCAATATCTTTAGGGGTAATGGAATAAAAATCTGCCAATCCACCTTTATCTTGCACACTCTCTGTACCAAGTAGAATGATTGTTTTCTTTTCTTGAGCAAAGGTATTACGCCATTTTGTTAAACGGTCGCTATCACTAATCATGTCCTTTTCTTTCAATTGATTGAGAACCGCTCCAAACTTGTTTTCTTGGATAAACTCTTCATATTTTTCTTGGGACAATTTAATAATAAGTTGCTCGTTATTCTTTTTTAAAGAATTCGCTAATTTTAAATAGATAGCAGGATGACTAATATGGTCAATTCTAAAAAAAGAAGCATTTAAAGCTTGATTATTTTTTTCATTAACGATTTTCTCTAATTCTTCGACATATTTTAGCATTGCATTCACCCTTTAAACGGATTTTCTACTATAGATGTAGCATCAGATAAGTTTCTTAAAAAACCACAGTTTTTCAATAATTGTTGGAACGCAGCTTCGTTTTCATCAAAATCCACTAAATGAGTCATTTCTCGTTCATGAAAATGTTGTGCCGCTTCCTTTGAACCAATAATAATTTTGAAATGCTTATAGCATTTCTTTAAAAATGTTGAGAATAAAAGTCTTTCTCCAGGTTCTATTAAAGTAACAACTAGTACCTTCACTAAATCTTCGTTCAAACTGAAACGCATATTTGGTCCTTTCACAGGAATAACAAGGCCTATTGATTTGGCTAACCGACGCACTAATAGATTTGTATCTTTTGCTGCAGCATCAAAAGCTTTTGTTGCTGTCATATTTATATTTTCATTTTTTTTCAAATAACTTTCTAAATCAGCATGATGGATGGCTCTAAATACATTTTCCTCTAAATCCCTATAAGAATTTACCGCGATTTTACGGATAGGGCTTTTAGAGTCGTTTGTTAAATCAATCAACCATTCTTGTGAATCTTCAGCCTTAATCGTCTCAGTGGCTTGTAACGTCATTAAACGAATAATTTGCATAGCAATTAGAGTTCCAAAAAGTTTTATTTTTTCAAAAGGATCTAATTCACAGCTGATAAGATTATGAATTTCCTCTACCGTAAAATCGCCTCTTTTAGCATAAGTGTTCGGTATAAATTCAGCAGTCTTCTTGATGTAATGAAAATACAAATCATTCTCTTTCGAATTATCCACTACTTCTTCCCATTGATTTTGAATAAATCTAGATATTTGACTGAGTTGCTCAATACCGCTAATCATTTCTTTTATGCCAACAGTAATTGAGTATTTACACTCTGGAGCTGCATTTTGAAGCGCTTGAGCCACATGTAAGTAGTAAACTTCTCCACCTCTTGCCATAAACGCATGTTGATCAAATTTGAATTTTTTGTCAATCTCTGCCCACTTGTTTTCATTATCACCTTGTTCTCCCTCTAATTCTGACAACTTTGTTCGCACACTTTTACTTCCAATCGCTTCACAAAAGATCATTTCCGGAGCCATCGGCAAAAGGGATTGTGCAAACCAAGAGCGTTTACCGGTCACAGCATTGAAGCCATATAGCAAGTCTTGCAAAACTTCTAAAACTAATTGCTTAGGCATAGTTTTATTTCCATTCAGATCAATAAGTGAATCTAAATGTTTTCGATGTGCATTTAAAGCAGATTTGTCAATTGCAAATCGTTTTTCTTGATCGCTATGATTAAAGAAAACGAATCTTTTTAGCCCGATTTTAGGAGCAGGAAAATACGTTAATTTTTCTCCATTAGTAGGCACATAAAAGGAGAATCCTTCATCTGCATCACTATATTGTGAATCACCTTTTTTAGAAATGAAGACCACCAAGAACTCCAACAAATATTCATAAAGGGTTTGGTCTTTAAAAAGTCTATGTCCATATATTTGAATTTGGGGGTTTTTCTCAAATGTTTTTAAATCGCGCAACGGTGGATATTCTTTTACCAACTTTATCTCCTCCAATATCTTATTCAACGTATAAAGAGTCTTCTTCAAGTTCCATATTCAATAATAAAGGTCCCTGTAAAGTTTGAACTAAAATCTTTATCTCTTCGTTCTTATCATTGAACTTATACGATTTATAAATTTTCGCTTTCATCTTATCTACACCGTGAGTCAATGAAGGGTTTAACTTGGTCGAGACCGATCCTCTAGCAACATTATCGAAGTAATCTAGCAGCAATAAGGAAAGCGGAAAACTACCCTTAATTTTTGAAAAATTGAGTTCAATTTGATAAAAGCTAATACCCTTGTCAAATTTTGAATCCACTTTTTCCTGGACAATTGAGATTTCGTTCGTCTCCACTTTCCCCAATAAAAGCTGGACGTTCTGTGCTCCACCGTCATTCCTTTTTAAGGGAAGATACAACACTCCTTCAGCTTTCAAACCTTCAGTATTGCCAACTAAGATGATATTAAGTGCCCGGATGATCATTTGTTCTAGAATCCGCAGTTCCCTCTTTTTAAGAGGCTCTTCTGTCATTTTGAGATACTTAGGAAAAACCGGTACAAAGACTTTTGCTAATAGCATGTCTTGTTCTTCAATTGAGTATTCTCCAAATAACACTTGCATACGTCTCATAGCTTTTCTCAACAAATATGGTTTTTCATCCGAATGTAAATTACTTGAATTTCTATTATAGAAACGCATTTCATTAATCCAGAATTTCTCCGTCAGATGTCGGACTTCCTTTTTTAGTTTTGAAAAATCGTTTCTTACAAATATATTGTAATTATGCGGCAGATCTTTCTCGTCTATTCGCAATGATTGAATTTCTCGGATTGCTTTAATCTTCAAAGCATCACTAGAACTTTTTGTACCAATAAAGCCAAAAAATAAATTAGCAAAATGATAGTTATATAAATTTTCTTCTACTCTTTTAGTACTTAGGGTTTCACAATCTAAATTCCCTGTGACTGAATAAGTTAAGTGTGCCAAAATTTGGCGTATAGTTAATCGTTTCTCAGTTTCATACAACCATCTATAGAAAGCTTCTATAAAAGTTGTTACGGATTCTTTATTTCTTTGAATAGTATTATAGTTATTGTATATTGGACAACTTCCTGCAGCACCACACGTCTGACAAGGTGACCATAAATCAGGTTGAAGAATTTTTTCAAATAACATAGGCACTAAACCTGTGTTGTCTATTCTCGCCAAATTAATCAATACAACTTCATGCTGCCCAACAAATTCAGCTTCCCCATTATTATTATCCATCATTTCCAAAATTTCCATCTCAATAGCATCTAAGTCAGCATCATTTGATCTAGTCTTTTCATATTCTTTAAACGCTTCAATTAAAGGACCTGTATTCGAAATAATGATTGCCGATCCACCCTGCGCCTTAACCTCGAACCCTTCCTTAAGATAAGCAACCTGCTGCAGTAAGGATAATTCACTCATATCTTTTACATATAATAATGAGCTAGAAAGTTCTTCAATAAAACAGATATCTTTAATCTTCAAATTGTCCTGAGGACGGATAACATTAAAAGTTCTTAGTATCTGGTGAAGTAAACCCGTTTTTCCATCACCAGCATGGCCCGTAAGGAGAATAACGGAGGGTTTCTCTTTTATAGTATCTATTAAATAAGTCCCCAATTCTCTTTCTATTCGAATGTGATCATAATAAGAATTTGTAATTTGCGACTCTGCTATGGCATTATCATTAGCACTACTTGCGTTGTTCATTGACTGAAGATATTTTATATATGAATTAGTCACTTCAAACACCTCTCTGTTTTATATATTTTGATAATTATGTATATGTAATAATTTTATTTTACCATTTTTCCAATGTAAAAATAACAACAATTGGAATTAGAATTAAAACTCGCTATTATAAACTAGTTATTATGTCATTAAATCATCGTTTTCATTCAATACTATAGTTACAGTAAGATTCATTAACTTTTTCACTATATAAGTTGAATTTAAAAAGTTACATTCTTACGCATAGGCGATCAATCGTTTCAGCTTGTCGCTGCTCGACATCTTTTAAGAATGCCCGGACCGCCAAGATAATCTTTTGTACATTGCCGAAGAAAACATTTTGAATGACCGATTCCTTCAACCATTTCCAAACGTCTTCCATTTAATTAAGCTCAGGGCTGTATGCAGCAGGAAGACGAGTTCAAGGCGGTTTCGATTTTCTTCAAGAAATGGTTGAATCAACTTGGCATGGTGGATTCTTGCATTATCGAGAATCATGACAATTTTACCCGCTGGATAAGCAGCCAGAAGTTTTCGCAAGAATCCCAAAAACGTTTTGGCATCGTAGCGTTCCTCTTCTACACAGAAAATTTTACCTGTTTCATATTCGAGCGTTCCAATCAGTTTCAGCCCCTTGTGCTGTCCGTAAGTCGGGATGAGGCGCTGTTTCCCCCGGATGAACCAGGTTCGACCGATTGCTTGATAGTCTCGGATCATCGATTCATCTTCAAACAGGAGATAGTCGATTTGTCCGTTCATCAGTTTTTTTTTAGCGCTGGAAATGTCTGAACACGGAACTTCTCCTGCTTCACCGGATCTGCTTTTTTAAGCGTGTAAGTCGGACGGGTATAGCTAAGCCCCAGTGAATGGAGAAGTCGGGAAGCACCTTTCAAAGTATAGCTCTCATTCCATTTGACATTAATGAGTTGAACCGCAAGGGATAGCGTCCAATTGGCTCGTGCTGGAAATCCGCAGTCGACTGGTGTTTGATAAGCGATGATTTCCTTTAGTTCCCGCAACTGTTCAAATTTCAGTTTCGGCTCTCTACCGGGAGCTGTGCGCCGGACAAGCCCTTCCAGGCCAGACGCTTGATAACCGGCGATATATTTCCCGACGGTGTGTTCGTTGCGTCCGATGATTTCCGCAGCTTCCTTCTGGGTCTTACCTTGAAGGATGAGCTTCACAGCCAGGTAGCGCTCATACATGCGCCGATCATGGGTCTGGTTCATCGCTTCTATTAATTCTTGGATTTGCGCTTCCTTTTCCATGGAGATCTTCCTTTCGGACTTTCTCCAACTACACAACATTATTATCAGAAATGTCAGATATTTAATTCAACTTATATAATTGAATAATCCAATTTTAATTTTTAAATTAGTCTGAAATTATACAAAGCTGATAATAGGAGGAAGTTTAATGGATTCAAAACTTATAACCCTAAAGAAAAATGGACAAATCACGCTTCCAATCAAAATTCGTGAAGCAGTTAGTTTAACAGAGAATGATCAATTAGCAATTACAATTAAAGATGGACAAATTATTTTACAGCCTGTTATTACCATTCCAAAAGACCAAGCTTGGTTTTGGACTAAAGAATGGCAAGAAGAAGAACTCGAAGCTGAGCATGATATAAAAACTGGGAATATAAAAACTTTTCGCAACGCGGAAGAGTTAATTGCAGACTTACGCTCTGAAGAATAATTACAAGAGAATTGGCTAACATATCGTTTTATTAAAGCTTTCTTGGCGTTTAGCACTTTGGGTTATCTATTCCTATCCCCTAGCAGCTGTCTCTTTGAATGACTATTAGCAAGTAAATTAATAAACGTCTTGTAGAGAGGTGTTATATTGAGTAAAGAGATCAATTTATACGTCGATGATTTAAGAGATTGCCCCGAAGGTTTTATAGTAGCTAGAAATATGGATGAAGCTATATTTATGTTGGAGAATTACAAAGTTAACTTACTTTCACTTGATCATGATCTAGGAGAGGATATCCACGGGAATCTTCTTCCAACCGGGTACGATTTAGTGAAGATTTTTTGCGAAAGAGGCTACCATGCGAAAAAGATTTATATACACACAGATAATGGAGCCGGACGTGAAAATATGTTTCACACTTTGAAAGGTGCTCAAAGAAGAGGATTTATCGCTAAAGATATTGACATAT
This window harbors:
- a CDS encoding AbrB/MazE/SpoVT family DNA-binding domain-containing protein, with product MDSKLITLKKNGQITLPIKIREAVSLTENDQLAITIKDGQIILQPVITIPKDQAWFWTKEWQEEELEAEHDIKTGNIKTFRNAEELIADLRSEE
- a CDS encoding cyclic-phosphate processing receiver domain-containing protein — translated: MSKEINLYVDDLRDCPEGFIVARNMDEAIFMLENYKVNLLSLDHDLGEDIHGNLLPTGYDLVKIFCERGYHAKKIYIHTDNGAGRENMFHTLKGAQRRGFIAKDIDIYHYSITINRYSGN